CCTTTAACTTTTACCGATAGCTGCAGGGGCTACTCTACTGAAATACAGGTCACACTTCACTAATGTTGGCTGCAGGGTTGGACAGGGATTACTTGATAAGTCTCGTACGGAAACAACACATCAAAGTTTGAGAGATGACGTTCAGACTGCGATTGTCTACGTGCAACACGTCTTGCTATGCGATAACCCCTGCGCGGTTTCCCTTACTGCACCGTCGGCTCCCAAATATTCAGTTTGAGTACgtttggccaaaaaaaaaaaaaaaaaagtcagggtTGTACCATTTTGCTTTAGTGATGGCATAAAGTCACATGGCAGGAATAAAATCGGCTGTTGAAGCTCAGAATCTAAATCACAGATAAAAGCTAATGAAGTTCAGAACACACCCAAAAACCTACCCAACCCGTAAACACTCAAAAGTTGGaaaaatgtgatggaaaaagaaaaagaaaaaaaactttattcaaaTCTTaagcatttaaaaagaaaaagaaagaagagaaagcTGTCTGTTCAGGCTTGTCCTCGTTTTCCATAAAACATTTGAACTGTAGTGCTATGAGGGGAACACTGCGACCGAGATACAGTCTTAAAAGAGGTTCAAGGGTTCTGAAATGACGCTCTgcactgagtgtgtgtgttggggggggggggggaatgaaATGGCGGGTTGAGAGTTCATCCTCTTGAAATGGCATCTTGTGTTGCTTAGCAGTGGTCTTCAGCAGGTCCAACCTTCCAGCACGAGATCACGTTATCTggtcgtctgtgtgtgtgcaggtcctTTTCTTTCGCCGGCCCGCTTAAGAGCTCACCAGAACATAGATCATCCTGTTAgaaaaatcaaacagatttagaaaaaaataaaatcatttatgtGTTCGTTTTGTCATCTTTTGAAGTGCTGGTTGGCAGATTTAGTTACATTTGGATGAAGCCCAAAATGTCACGGCACAGGAGCAGAATATTTCCATCTCATCTGTACAGGATGTCATTACTGACAATCTCCCAAATCTTTAACGTACTGAAATCGTGtattaaaatgtaaattaaaaaaaaaagtacccgTAGAGATAGTAGAAGAATGACAGCAAGTAGAAAGCCAGCTTGCACCAGCCTTCTTTTTGACAGAACGCCAGGATGTCTGCGTTCATGATGGTCGTTGGGTCGTAGAGTCCAGGACAGCTCATCACAGGTCTGCTCATATACCTGCAgcacaataaaataaaactcgATAATTGCATAATGTTTCATATTTTGGCCTAAATTATAATCTACAAAAGGGGCGTTTTCttccaaagaaaaataatatcTCAGATACACACCTCCAGACATGATAAGCCAGCAGTGGCAAGTTGAGACAGAGGGTGAGCCACTCGGCAGCACAGAAGAACatcacacagaagaagaaatggaTGAGATACTCCGGCAGCACCAGCTGAAAAAGAGATGAAGTTAAACATTAAAATCTGTGCAAAGTCAGTTTAATTTCCCCAATTCATCATTTTCttatggtctttttttttttttctttggctgtTTAAATTTAACTGCCCACACCAACCGGCTTAATTTAAAGAGTGTGGAGTCAGAGCAACTGCGGTTATTTGCAGGAAGCCAAAGGTCAAAAGACGACACTGTAACATGTTACAGTGTCCTCAAAGTCAATGAGTCGTTTGTACAAAAAGACGAGTTAATCACAGAACCAGACTCTTATAAACTGTAGTCGACTCTAAAAGATGAACTCTGCTGTAATTACTTTAACTGGGCCAGTTCTTATGTTGTACACATGAAGTGGTTGCGTACAAACACTGTGTTAATCGAAATCTGCAACACACAAAACAGGGTGAAAAATGAAGACCTACCACCTGCAAAAATCAGTGATTTAACTCTAGAATGCTAACCAAAActcaggggggaaaaaaaaacaaaaaagaaaacagacctCACATGTTTGAATTTTACAAATGGAAGTACAGTGAGGCTTAACCACTACTTGCCTAATTATGGTCAATCAGGTGAGCTGCTTACTGAATTTTAATATTTATTCTTGCAAGTGGCTAGCATGCATCATCACGTCTGACAACAAGTGAAAGGGGAAACCCATCAACATCTCGCTCTGGGGAATATTTGCACATGTCAACATCAACATTTTTGCGGCGTGCGCAAAGCTACAGGACCCCCCCTTTCTAAAAATTCCTCACGACACACTGGAGAAAGGACCATGCTGTGAGCGCTAGCAGTTAATGCAGTAGTCTGCCCCGGGTCAGGTCTGGTGCGGGGTTCAGAGGGGCAGATGGAGGCGCCACATGGAAGCCATGCATTCGAAAAGAGCAGAGGGCGGAGGCAAACCAACAGCCCACAGATGGAAAGGTGAGGGGAAGAGGAAGGTGCAGGACAGGAGGGGGCTGCAACGTGCTGAAATCCTGCACTGCGCTGCCAAATACAACTGAACAACTGATCGTTAACAAAAGATGGGCCCAATGGGCTTAACGGTCCACACGCAAAATAAGTGGCCGTGGTGAAATCTGCAGATTGGCCTGTGGAGCCcaccgtggattaaaaggtagGGAAATCTGtacttctttttttcaaatctgaAATAACTCCTCCTACTATGGATTTTACTGACCAATCAGTGGTCCTAAATAATGCTGAGCTGGGGCATGTTGGGATTCTGCTGCCATCTGTTCCGAACCCCAGGTGATGCAAGTTGGAGCCAACACTGAGCTCATACACCCAGAAGCTTAAATCTGCTAAATGTTGGTTTAAACTGCAGCCTCCTCACGGAGGAATGAGATTACAATGATGACAGCTACAGAAACAATTCATCACTCAAGAATAGAATTAATCTCCTTAAAATCCCATTTAACAACAACTCAAAGCTTAAAGTATCGGTGGTTCAAAGAGCTTTTCTACAATGTTTTACAACCATATATCAGGCTGTGATATTTAACTTATTAAATGCTTTGTCTCAACTTCGAGACAAATCATCGGACAGAGATAACAAATTCACTGAACCAGTAGATGTAACGATATATGCAAACAACGGGTAGATTATAATAGAGATCATGCATGCTTTGAGCATTTGCAAGTCTTTTCAGTTAACAGCTATCCCTTACCAATAAGTAACCATGTACATTTCATCCTAAAGAATATAATTATCCTGCTATTGTCCACTCTGCTGGTTTTTTTTATGAGCTACAAGCGCTATTAAGTACAGtttaaaatccaaaaatgtGCAGATAATCCATTTAATTTCTCAGATAGGTTACTAAACAAAATTAGCTCTTTAGTAAAAGCTtgcaacaaacaaataaaatatccAGATTGTGAGGCTTACAGATGTGACAATAACCTGTTGAAACGCACGTCAAAATGATTTAAGAAGTCAGGAAAAAagatatgaaaaaaagaaagaaaacaaagctgaTCCCACAGGGCCTCAACTTAAAATTAGTTAACTGAAAAGACGTTTGCAAACACTTCACCGTGCAAAATGACAAGACGTCAGACTGAGTTGAACTGAGTGGGTATTTTAAAGATTAGTACAAACCTTTAAAGCAATTTTGactctttttatctttttgacCTTTTCAACTGTCTTtttgccattaaaaaaaaagggtagaAAAAAAGTTGGGGGGGGGAGCagattggaaaaataaaaataaaaaggcatTAGAGTTTGACAgctgacaaaaataaaaatcactgaATTGATAAGAGGCAGGTTATTGAGCATAACAGTGCAGAGAAATGACAGAAGAAAGGCGGATTAAGTCGTACTGAAACAAAGATCTTAGAACAGAGCGCATCTGCATGCAGTCACAGAGGCAAGGAAGGTCGTGAGGTACGGTGGCGTCACTTACCGGATTTAAAGTGTTACACTGATCTATAGGATTCTTGTAGTCAGTCTTCAGCTCATCAAATGCTATTATCTGGAGGGAAATTAccaaaaatagaaataataaaaaaataaaaataaaaccatgGAGAACAAGCAACTCAAGTTGAGCATATTCCAACATTTCATGTCATACACTCCCAGTAAGTCTGCAACTATCTGCCCCAAATAAACTTTATCACAATCACTTCTCCGTTTAACCAAAACAAAATTAGATTTTACAAAATGTTACAAAGACTTCAAAAACTTGTTTTctaaggacaaaaaaaaaaataatcgaaGCTCTTGAAATGATTTGTTTCATAGCCATATTGAAAAAGTTTAAGAAGCCGGGAGCAGTGTCACTTACACATGTAGCCCAAGTGTCTAAAGCTACAGTTAATAATTACAAATAGTTTTactattttactaaataaatgTCATTCTTGAGTTCTAGTTCTGTTACGTTATTAATTCTCATGTGTCTGTAAATGAATAACAATCACAAACAGTCTAAAGTTAACAAAAAGGATAGCCTACGTGGTTGTAAATAATTACAACGCTGAGCGATTGGTGCTATAAAATGTATGTGACATGGTGGCGTTTACAACCACGTATGTGACCTTTCAGATTCTGCCAACCCAATTACtaataatttgtttttaaaaaaaaaaaaaaaaaaaaaaaaaaaaaaaaaaaaaaaaaaaaaaaatcagtaaacACATGACTACAGAATTACAGAGCGGCTTGTCGCCCCCGGACTGGAGGAATATATTAGCTtagcatgctacatgctaactaGCTATTAACGTATACATGATTCCTAGTTTAAAAAGCTTGACAGGTTTATAAATGTTTTCTGTATTAAACCCGTGTTAAATAGCGTGTGGACAATATGAAGgacttttacaaaaaacaaTGAAGAAATAGTGTCCGTGTTTACAAGGCTAGCTTTTAGCCGTAGGCAGGGTGTGTGTGTCATTCATTCAGCAACGCGTTTCCGAGGCAATAAGCGCGCGCCAGTTTCTGTAGCACGAATACGTTCTATACAGACGGTTCCAGACACTACTGAGAGCTGTAAGTACACCCCGAATCCGTCCCTGGTATGAGGCTAACAGGCTGGCCTCGCGTTAGCCCTGCTTTTGTATGGCTTCCTCGCTCCTTGTCTTGTGTCTCTCGCCACCGTTGAACTGACGGCCCCCAGTCCTTGTAAATGTGTACTTACATGCCAGATAGCGAAAAAGATAAGCGCCGCCGTGAGCAGCAGAGCAAGCATATAACAAAAGGCCGCGAATGTGAACGCCATTTTTCTCCGGTTCTTCCAGTCAGTTCCTGGCTCGGTCGGCGGATGATGCAGGCAGCTTTCCACCGTTTTTGAGAGTTGTCAGAATGTCTTCTTCTTGAATAAATCCTTAACCAGCTGGTatgttcttttgtttcattACTGCCATCTTGTGGATTGTGTTTGCATGTCCTCTAAGATGGTCCCATACTCCTCTCCTACAGTTTATCTAATTGACATTTTTCCATGTCTAATTGTAATAGATATGATAGATAACAGCTTGGTATACTGCAACACCGTGTCCTTTTTAAAACATTATCCTCCAAATTGTCTACCATGTCAAACTTCTAGGGTCTACCATATTGAAAGACCCACATCAGGAGTAACTTCTGACAGATGGCATAATATTGTCCTCCAGTAGTCTTTGATATGAGGCAGAGTTAATCAGTTCATTGACAGTCTCTTTCACATAGACTTTGCACCATAACGCCTCAAACAAAACACCATTGTGTTGCCCACCATTTGCTCATTCATAGTGACCAAATAGAGCCGTATCAGTGTGCTTTCAAATGGCACGTCTGCCTTGTCTAGTCTTTGTTCTTTGACATACTGGCTTAGCTTTAATATTCTTTTTGGCTGACAAAGCCTTGTTGCTGCCACACCTTCCTCTTTTTACagactttgtttgtttgttttttgcattAGTCAGCTGTTTTGCTTAACTAGCATACAACAGAGTCTTGGGTAAACTGGCAGTCATTtgaaatgtttgtgtttgaagTTATTTGGAGGACTTTTTAAGTGCCATACTCGTGATCTCACCATTCTTTCCTGATGGCTTTCGTGAGCTCTTTAGATCATGTAATAATGACATCACACACTGAAATATCTAAACAAACAGAAGGTCTTTAATGTGGATACATTAGTACTAAATTTGGTTATACTGTTTCAAGCTTTAGTAATCGTCTGTACTGAACTTATTTAGCCGGCAACTGTATTAAATTAGCCTCAAGTGTCTGGAATGTTTTTGTATTTCAACTGTTCAATGACATAACAGACATAGGCTTAAAATGCGAACTTTCTCTTTTAATTTGAAGTTATTCATATCCACTATTGTCAGGGGCTCAAATGTAACTGGTGATATGAGCGTAACCAAGAAGAAAATGTTCCATTTTTCATTCTTTGTTGAGGAACTTTGAGGTTTAACATTAACATATTTCTAGAACTATCTGTACATGAGCCATCTAGATGTATTCAAAGTGAGTTGTTACCTTATATAGGTTAAATGTTTATTCTATTCATCAATtatgagttttcttttttttttgtgaaaacatCATCAAACTGGATAGAATTTCCATCGGGTAAGTGCTGGAACACACGTGATTGTTTCAATttggaaataataataataataataaagaaactATCAGAGGCGAGTAGACATAAATGTCATTTTATTTGGACAACTGGACAATAGACTTTTTATAAAGTATGGGAAAATACAAATATCTCAGGTTTCACTGATGCCATGAGGCAGCTGGTTATGAGAGACGTTTCAGCTGTCTTTTTGAGTAAAAAGGAAATAGAATCAGAGAGGACACTTATCAAGCTAAACTACACATTCGCAGGTTAAAGTAAACGACTCGAGAGGCCAAATTACACAAGTTTTCACCACTTAGGAGAAAAAGCTATGAGATCCACAGGACATAACCAGAAACATGGCTCAAAACTTATCTGAACAGACCTCACATTGAGGAGACCGACTGCGATACACGATGGACAGATTACTACATCTTATCAAGAGTAACGAAAGCAGAGGGGTTTTTTTCAGATCGAGCAAGAACACAGCTGATGTTTACCAGCCACATGTTTAAAAGAGTCCCTGTGCAAATAATTCACACAACTGAGCAGAAAGCTCACGGGTATGTGATGAGGAAACTTCTTCTGCAGTAGCTCTACACGTTACGGAGGTTTGAAGAATTGAAGAATTGTGGAATATAATCAACAAACATTCTTATTCATATCAAACCCAGCACATTACACATTTTAGAGTTAGCCTGTGTTGCGTTTGTCCAAATAACTTCTAGTGTTTCATGTGTTCATTTTCAAATAGTGTTTCTCAAAATTGATCGTAAATAAAAGGTTGGGGTGCAGCCTCGCCTGCAGCACATGAAGCATTCTGAACGCGACCATCAGTCACACTGGATTTTCCACttcctgctgcagctgcatcATACCGGCTAAAAACGAGGCTGACTGTGTAAACCTCGGCTTTGATGTTATCAGCAGAAGTCGAAACAGGAGATTACAGCCATGTCCCCTTGCTCCTGTTGGATTAAAATCTTGTCCCGCCACATAAATATAAATCACTGTGCGGTATTGGACATCTACAAAGGATCGACAGAAAAAGCTTCGATTGTGCGTATGTATCTCTGAGTCAGTTCTCTGAGATGAGAAATAGTTTCTGTTATTTGTCACGACCAGgacaacatttgaaaaaaaaaaaaaaaaaaaaaaaaatttcagatAAGAAAGATACAAAAGAAATAATATCCAACAaggcttttttttatgtgtcCCGTTTTAAAAACAAGTGATTTGGAGTCATCACATTTCAAACAGACGTAAAAAGAGTCAAGGCATTAATATGGTCGATTTAACAGTGTGACATCTTATGCAGACATCTGCAGGCTCATCTGCTTCCAAAACTTTTAAGTCAGCATTTTCATTGCATTTAATGCTACTCGCCCATTTATCCAACTTTTAATCCTGGGGCTGGTCGTCCTGCTGTTTTAGCCTGGAACTTGAGATTAGTGTGAAGAATTAGTGCGTTTGGACAGTGAGGTGTTTCTGTTCCGATTGTGGGCTTCATATTAGATTTCGAATGTGCTGAGAGCTAACATTCTGTaaggagacagaaaacagataacctgggatgtttaaaaaaaaaaaaaaaacactcagagTACGCTAAAGACTTTATAGAGATTGGCACGAAATCGGAGCAACATTCAACGCAAACGATACATCGCAAAAGACGCAAAAGAACCCTGTTTTGTACGGAAAATGGAAATTGCCCAGATTCTGTTCTTTACATCTAAATGTGAAGCACGACCGGTTGATGGAAGAGTCGCAGCAACAACCGCAATGCAATCAAAAGTAGCTTTACGTGACAATTAAGCGCAACATTCATGAACACTATAACAGTAAGAGCAACACCGCACGATAACAGCTAACAAACTCCCAAAAGACACAGTTACCCACTTAAAGAGAGTAACCCAGTAGATTAAAAAGAGGGACAGGTAATGCCATTCTGTGTGCAGTGTCATCACCATCATCGCCGTCAAGGCCACAGTAGCCTTACGTTTTGTGTCAAAACGTTCAAGTCTGGAATGTTGTTCCACTGGAATCATTGTTCCCTCAAATGTTATGAAGATGTAACAAACTCATGGAAACTTTTTTCCTCTAAACAGAGATAAAAT
This region of Odontesthes bonariensis isolate fOdoBon6 chromosome 17, fOdoBon6.hap1, whole genome shotgun sequence genomic DNA includes:
- the cnih1 gene encoding protein cornichon homolog 1 isoform X1 produces the protein MAFTFAAFCYMLALLLTAALIFFAIWHIIAFDELKTDYKNPIDQCNTLNPTVEKVKKIKRVKIALKLVLPEYLIHFFFCVMFFCAAEWLTLCLNLPLLAYHVWRYMSRPVMSCPGLYDPTTIMNADILAFCQKEGWCKLAFYLLSFFYYLYGMIYVLVSS
- the cnih1 gene encoding protein cornichon homolog 1 isoform X2, which codes for MAFTFAAFCYMLALLLTAALIFFAIWHIIAFDELKTDYKNPIDQCNTLNPLVLPEYLIHFFFCVMFFCAAEWLTLCLNLPLLAYHVWRYMSRPVMSCPGLYDPTTIMNADILAFCQKEGWCKLAFYLLSFFYYLYGMIYVLVSS